CAGCCCGTGTCCATGGCCAACATCCGCGCGTATGCGCAGCTGCTCAAGAAATACGGCAAGCCCTTCATCATGGACGTGTGCCGCTTCTCGGAAAACGCCATGTTCATCAAGATGCGCGAGCCGGGCTACGAGGGCGCGTCCATCCCCGAGATCGTGCGCGAGATGTTCTCGTATGCCGACGGCGCGACCATGAGCGCCAAGAAGGACGGCATGGTCAACATCGGCGGCTTCATCGTGCTGCGTACCGACGAGTGGCTCGATGCCGTGCGCAACAACCTGATCATGATGGAGGGCTTTCCGACCTACGGCGGCATGGCCGGGCGCGACCTCGAAGCCCTGGCCGTGGGGCTGTATGAGGGCATGGACGAGGACTATTTGCGCTACCGCCTGCGCACCGCCGAATACCTGGGCGAAAAGCTCGATGCCGCCGGTGTCGGCTTTGTGCGCCCCACGGGTGGGCACGCTGTCTATATCGACGCCAAGAGCGTGCTGCCCGACATGCCCGTCGAGCACTACCCCGCCTGGGCGCTGTGCAACGCGCTGTACCTGGAAGGCGGCATCCGCGGCGTGGAGATCGGCTCGGTCATGTTCGGCAAGCGCGGCGATGATGGCCGCGAGACGTTCCACAGCATGGAGCTGGTGCGCCTGGCCTTCCCCCGGCGCATGTACACGCAAAGCCACTTCGACTACGCCGCCGAGGTGATTGCCGAAGTCAAGGACAAGGCCGCCAGCATCCGCGGGGTGCGGATCACCAAGCAGCCGAAGTTCCTGCGGCATTTCACGTGCGAGTGTGCGTGGGTCTGAGGCTGGGGGCGCCACCCATGACCACCCCGACCACGATGGAGCTGGACGGCTATACCGCCGTCTTGCAATACGACCCTGAGAGCGCTCGATTCCGCGGGGAGATCCAGGGCCTCAACGGTGGTGCCGATTTCTACGGCTCCACCGTGGATGGGCTGCGGCGTGAATTTCGCGCATCCCTGGATTGCTTCCAACAGGTCTGCGCCCGGCATGGGGTGCAGCCAGGGCTGGGCAGCAGCAACAGGAGCACCTCCGGCGCCTGTCCATAATCCCGCGCGGGAGAAACAACCGGACACACGCCGCATGACCGAAGCCGCCACCGACCCAGCCGCCCGCGCGGCGGACAACGCCGCCGCCGCTGCCTTCATCGCCCGCTGGCAGGGCGTGGCCGCCAGCGAGCTGGCAACGGCGCAGAGCTTCGTGATCGAGCTGTGCGCGCTGCTGGGCGTGGACACGCCGCACGCCACGCCCGAGCAGGACTACATGTTCGAGCGCCCCGTCACCTTCCAGCACGGCGACGGCAGCACCAGCAGCGGGCGCATCGACTGCTACCGGCGCGGGCACTTCGTGCTGGAGGCGAAAAAACTCCGGGCCGCCGGCCACACCAAGGGCTTCGACGACGGCATGTTGCGCGCGCGCAGCCAGGCCGAGGGCTATGCCCGCGCCCTGCCCGCCGCCGAGGGGCGTCCGCCCTTTTTGCTGGTGCTCGATGTCGGCAATGTCATCGAGGTCTATGCCGAGTTCAGCCGCAGCGGCGCCACCTACACGCCGTTTCCCGACCCGCGCAGCCACCGCCTGCCGCTGGCCGACCTGGCGCGGCCCGAGGTGCGCCAGCGGCTGCGCAGCATCTGGCTGGCACCCGACAGCCTCAACCCCGCCCTCATCAGCGCCGAAGTCACGCGCGGCGTGGCCGATTTGCTGGCGCGCCTGGCCCGCTCGCTCGAAGGCAGTGGCAAGCCGGCGCCGGAATCTGCATCAAATCGGCTTCAAACCCTTGCTGGACAAGTGGCAGTAGCTCCAGAAAAGGTAGCAAACTTCCTGACCCGCTGCCTGTTCTCCATGTTCGCCGAGGACGTGGAGCTGCTGCCCGCCGGCAGTTTTCTCAAGCTCCTGCAGACCTGGCGCGACGACCCGCCCACCCTGCAGCAAATGCTGCGCATCCTGTGGAGCGACATGGACAGCGGCGGCTTTTGCGCCGCGCTGGCCGGGCGCGTGCTGCACTTCAACGGCAAGCTGTTCAAGGGCGCGGGCGAGGACGGCTACAGCCTGCTGCTGACCCCGGCGCAGATCGACCTGCTGATCGAGGCGGCCCGCGCCAACTGGCGCGAGGTCGAGCCGGCCATCTTCGGCACGCTGCTCGAACGCGCGCTCGACCCCACCGAGC
This portion of the Melaminivora jejuensis genome encodes:
- a CDS encoding tryptophanase → MPKTLIEPFRIKSVEPIRMTTRADRERLLDEAKLNVFKLRAEDVLIDWLTDSGTGAMSSRQWGAIMEGDESYAGARSYYRLEKAIQDITGMAHFVPTHQGRAAEKVLFSAIAKDGDVVPNNCHFDTTRGNLEFLGVTALDLVIAEGLQPAALHPFKGNIDLERAEEVLKKDGDRIPFGMLTITNNTGGGQPVSMANIRAYAQLLKKYGKPFIMDVCRFSENAMFIKMREPGYEGASIPEIVREMFSYADGATMSAKKDGMVNIGGFIVLRTDEWLDAVRNNLIMMEGFPTYGGMAGRDLEALAVGLYEGMDEDYLRYRLRTAEYLGEKLDAAGVGFVRPTGGHAVYIDAKSVLPDMPVEHYPAWALCNALYLEGGIRGVEIGSVMFGKRGDDGRETFHSMELVRLAFPRRMYTQSHFDYAAEVIAEVKDKAASIRGVRITKQPKFLRHFTCECAWV
- a CDS encoding type II toxin-antitoxin system HicB family antitoxin, which codes for MTTPTTMELDGYTAVLQYDPESARFRGEIQGLNGGADFYGSTVDGLRREFRASLDCFQQVCARHGVQPGLGSSNRSTSGACP